The Thermotoga maritima MSB8 region TCAGTATGTACTCTACATATTTGTTACCGTAACCCCCGATGCCTACGAGAACCACAGAGATTTCTTTCATGAGTTGTTGCCTCCTTCTCATCTGAAAACTTCTCTTCTCATGAAGCTATTCCATATCGTTTCGAACCAGGTATCTTCCCTTGGAATTTCCTTCACAGGATCCCAGAAAAATTCACACCTGTTTTCTTTGCAACGAACTCTCTGAATTTTCTTGTTGAAAGATTCGCCGGCCAGGCTGTATCTGAACATCTCTGGTAGATTTGGGACGGGGAGTTCTCCAGTCGGATCGTGAACGATGTAAGAACCTCTACTCTTTCCACCCGATTCTATGTAATTTTCAACCGCTGAAAGATACACGTATTGTGTGAGAAGAACGTCGTAGAGTCTGAATGCGAAAGGAAGTTGTCTTATAGAGGAGAGTTCTACTTTTTCAATCAGATTATTGAAATCTCTGAGGGCCTCGTTTTTCCCTTTTCCCGCTTCTTCAAGAGATCTCACTATACCCATACTTCTCATGGAACGCTCGCTTATCTCTTTGAGAATGGATGACACATTGGATTTTCCAGTGATTTTTTTCACAAAACTTTCGCCCAGTTCAATTTTTTTGAGGATTTGATCTTTCGCCTCTTCCAGAATTTCCTCTTCGCACAGAGGATCACCGGAGTAGTTCTCAACTATGTACTGGGCGGCCCTCACTCCTCCCACCTGTCCGGAGTTCAGAGCGCTACCACCGGGTCTGTATACTCCATGGGATCCGTTCACTTCTCCCACCGGGAAGAAATGTTTCAGATTGCTTTCCCACCAGATGTTTCCGTGAAGACCTCCGTTGTTATGCTGGGCGCAGACTCCGATTTCTAAGTATTCTTTTCTCAGATCTATTCCGTGCTGTAAATAGACTTCTATCGCGGGTCTGTTCATTTTTTCAAGCCTGTCTATAGGTCGACCGAAGAGAGCACCTGAATTTTTCAGGTATTCGTACGCTTCTTTTCCAAGAAGGGAGAAGTCCAGTTCCCCGTTTTTGCTTCCCCAGCTGGGATTTCTTGTGAAATCCAACCAGACCCTTCTACCTTTGATTACTGTTTCGTAGAACACGAGGATATCTATTAGAGAGGAACCGTAGTTTTTTATCTTTCTCACATCGAACGGCCACTGGTAACCTTTCAGGAAGATGGCGTTCAGCATCGTGGAAGGATCCGGGAAGTACTCTTCAAGGAACTCTCTTTCATCGTTTCCATTTTCATCCGTAGAAACGTACCTCGGTATGACCTGTTGATAGGTACCAGACAGGTTCCATCTGAACTTTTTGGAAGCGATTCCAAACTGCCATTCCGTCAGATTCTTCCCCATAACCCCCGCTTCGAAAGCGATACCCGTGGCTCCAAAATGCACAGGAGGATAAACCGAGTGGAAATAGAACATTCCCGCAGGTCCACCGGTTGCGTAGATTATGTTTTTCACGTTGAAGAGAACGTATCTCTTTTCCGGATCATCAATGTTGTTCAGATCTAGTGCGATGAGACCAATTGTTTTTTCTTCGTTTCTGTCTGTTAAGATACCGATCACCTGGTAACCTTCAAAGATCTTTATACCCTTTCTTCTGATCTCCTCCAGGAGTTTTTCACACATGTAATAGGAAGTCAGAGGACCTGCAGAGGTAGCGCGCTGTTTGGGATCATGATCTGTCTTGTATCCAACGTACTCACCGTACCTCGAATGGGGAAAAGGAACCCCAAGTTCCACGAGCCTGAAAAACGCCCGGGCCGAAAGGGCAGCTTCAACGAGTGCGATGTCACCGTCCATACTTCCTCCGTTGAACAATGTTTCAGCAAGTTCATAAACGGAATCAGGTACATTACCTGCAAGCGTGAGCTTGTAGTATGTTTGCTTGTCAGAGCCAGTGTTTCTGGATGTTCCCCATTTCAGGTTATCCGTTAAAAGTGCCACATCTTTCTGGCCAAAAGAGAAAACCCTGTCTACCGCATTCAAACCCGCAGCACCAGAACCCACCACGATAGTATTGAGAGAGAAAATTCTCAGGGTGTATTCGTTTAACTTAACAACCGACTCTCTCATGATTTCTTGCTCTCCTCCATCTTTCTGTATATGGGAAGGTACACTTCACCATCTCTGACAACACAACCACAGCTTTCTCCCGCAGCTTTCAGTTCCGCGCACTTGTTACAAGTGATACAAACTTTTTTCGGATCGAGTTCCCCCTTTGTCAGTATGTCTTTGGGATAATCTGGGTACGCGAATGTCATTC contains the following coding sequences:
- a CDS encoding FAD-dependent oxidoreductase, whose amino-acid sequence is MRESVVKLNEYTLRIFSLNTIVVGSGAAGLNAVDRVFSFGQKDVALLTDNLKWGTSRNTGSDKQTYYKLTLAGNVPDSVYELAETLFNGGSMDGDIALVEAALSARAFFRLVELGVPFPHSRYGEYVGYKTDHDPKQRATSAGPLTSYYMCEKLLEEIRRKGIKIFEGYQVIGILTDRNEEKTIGLIALDLNNIDDPEKRYVLFNVKNIIYATGGPAGMFYFHSVYPPVHFGATGIAFEAGVMGKNLTEWQFGIASKKFRWNLSGTYQQVIPRYVSTDENGNDEREFLEEYFPDPSTMLNAIFLKGYQWPFDVRKIKNYGSSLIDILVFYETVIKGRRVWLDFTRNPSWGSKNGELDFSLLGKEAYEYLKNSGALFGRPIDRLEKMNRPAIEVYLQHGIDLRKEYLEIGVCAQHNNGGLHGNIWWESNLKHFFPVGEVNGSHGVYRPGGSALNSGQVGGVRAAQYIVENYSGDPLCEEEILEEAKDQILKKIELGESFVKKITGKSNVSSILKEISERSMRSMGIVRSLEEAGKGKNEALRDFNNLIEKVELSSIRQLPFAFRLYDVLLTQYVYLSAVENYIESGGKSRGSYIVHDPTGELPVPNLPEMFRYSLAGESFNKKIQRVRCKENRCEFFWDPVKEIPREDTWFETIWNSFMRREVFR